The following proteins come from a genomic window of Acidimicrobiia bacterium:
- a CDS encoding carbohydrate-binding protein, whose protein sequence is MPTRREVLKGGGGAVLAGAAGWFGRGTAAHAATPDHDVEPRAASSATRSATARAFRPGGAGPLYWSTYGYENSTNTMIPEHVWKANVDWVADTFRDDGYTMVCTDGWIDNTQRTTKHGYILSQADDWEHDWAWWAKYLERKGLGLGVYYNPLWATNSAVDDPTVTVVGRPDIKVADIVNPGDDFGGLLHWIDTNRDGAKEYVQGYVDYFRRLGAVFFRIDFLAWYENGYDQNEGTVAVAHGREAYVRALEWISEAAGDMQLSLVMPNLFDHGSAERRYGDLIRIDNDASFGSWYNLSGGRETWQPEWSQWNNPFLGFTGFADISGRGQAILDGDPLIIRSFQNDAERQSAISLFTIAGAPIAITDRVDTIKGSANIFKNQEVLALRKAGLVGKPVFHNGHAFEYDGSSRDPERWIGQLPDGRWAVALFNRADGTRARTKSIDFAAALGITGPAAVRDLWRHEDLGSMTHFEVDLKPHTSVLLLVTPRGKAQFQADVGAWAGSARFENTFGGHTGMGYVTGLDTEGSSVGVGISVADAGTHRLKFRVANATGHSSSLTVRTLDPVTGAAHGQATLDVPTTRAWTSWQDRPVALKMAAGTNLVVCGVDDSDHGAVNLDSITVL, encoded by the coding sequence ATGCCGACGCGACGCGAGGTACTGAAGGGCGGGGGAGGGGCCGTGCTCGCGGGCGCGGCCGGCTGGTTCGGGCGCGGTACCGCGGCGCATGCCGCGACGCCGGACCACGACGTGGAACCGCGCGCGGCTTCGTCGGCGACCCGTTCGGCGACCGCGCGTGCCTTCCGACCGGGCGGCGCGGGACCGCTCTACTGGAGCACGTACGGCTACGAGAACAGCACGAACACGATGATCCCCGAGCACGTGTGGAAGGCGAACGTCGACTGGGTCGCCGACACCTTCCGCGACGACGGCTACACGATGGTGTGCACCGACGGCTGGATCGACAACACCCAACGCACCACGAAGCACGGTTACATCCTCAGTCAAGCCGACGACTGGGAGCACGACTGGGCCTGGTGGGCGAAGTACCTGGAGCGCAAGGGTCTCGGGCTCGGCGTCTATTACAACCCGTTGTGGGCGACGAACTCCGCGGTCGACGACCCGACGGTGACGGTCGTCGGCCGGCCCGACATCAAGGTCGCCGACATCGTCAACCCGGGTGACGACTTCGGCGGACTGCTGCATTGGATCGACACGAATCGTGACGGCGCGAAGGAGTACGTGCAGGGGTACGTCGACTACTTCCGCCGGCTCGGCGCGGTGTTCTTCCGGATCGACTTCCTCGCCTGGTACGAGAACGGATACGACCAGAACGAGGGGACGGTCGCGGTCGCGCACGGTCGCGAGGCGTACGTACGCGCGCTGGAGTGGATCTCGGAGGCGGCCGGCGACATGCAGCTGAGCCTCGTGATGCCGAACCTGTTCGATCACGGGTCCGCGGAACGTCGCTACGGCGACCTGATCCGCATCGACAACGACGCCAGCTTCGGGAGTTGGTACAACCTCAGCGGCGGCCGCGAGACGTGGCAGCCCGAGTGGTCGCAGTGGAACAACCCGTTCCTCGGGTTCACCGGCTTCGCCGACATCTCCGGTCGCGGCCAGGCGATCCTCGACGGCGACCCGCTGATCATCCGCTCGTTCCAGAACGACGCCGAGCGGCAGAGCGCGATCAGTCTGTTCACGATCGCCGGTGCGCCGATCGCGATCACCGACCGCGTCGACACGATCAAGGGCAGCGCGAACATCTTCAAGAACCAGGAGGTGCTCGCACTGCGCAAGGCCGGACTCGTCGGCAAGCCGGTGTTCCACAACGGGCACGCCTTCGAGTACGACGGGTCGAGCCGCGATCCTGAGCGCTGGATCGGACAGCTGCCCGACGGACGCTGGGCGGTGGCGTTGTTCAATCGCGCCGACGGCACCCGCGCGCGCACGAAGTCCATCGACTTCGCCGCCGCGCTCGGCATCACCGGCCCCGCGGCGGTGCGCGATCTCTGGAGGCACGAGGACCTCGGTTCGATGACGCACTTCGAGGTCGACCTGAAGCCGCACACGTCGGTGCTTTTGCTCGTGACGCCGCGCGGCAAGGCGCAGTTCCAAGCCGATGTCGGCGCGTGGGCGGGTTCGGCCCGCTTCGAGAACACCTTCGGCGGCCACACGGGCATGGGCTACGTCACCGGTCTCGACACCGAGGGCAGCAGTGTCGGCGTGGGCATCTCCGTTGCCGACGCGGGCACGCACCGACTCAAGTTCCGCGTCGCCAACGCCACGGGCCACTCGTCGTCGCTGACCGTCCGTACGCTCGATCCCGTCACCGGCGCGGCCCACGGCCAGGCGACGCTCGACGTCCCGACCACACGCGCGTGGACGTCGTGGCAGGACCGTCCGGTCGCGTTGAAGATGGCCGCGGGTACGAACCTCGTGGTGTGCGGCGTCGACGACTCCGACCACGGTGCCGTGAACCTCGACTCGATCACGGTTCTCTGA
- a CDS encoding cupin domain-containing protein, with protein MTMSVLPAPAMPTHDLGGTRFTSLATPSRGATDTAVWKVEILPRTPATPHSLTREEVFVVLEGTASVRIAGREDLARTGDAIVVPADVDFELANAGDEPLQLVCCMPVGGQGRLADGVAFTPPWAE; from the coding sequence ATGACGATGTCCGTGCTCCCGGCTCCCGCGATGCCCACGCACGACCTCGGCGGGACGCGCTTCACGTCGCTGGCAACGCCGAGTCGCGGCGCGACCGACACCGCGGTCTGGAAGGTCGAGATCCTGCCCCGCACACCGGCGACGCCGCACTCGCTGACTCGGGAGGAAGTGTTCGTCGTCCTCGAGGGCACGGCGTCGGTCCGCATCGCCGGCCGCGAGGACCTCGCCCGCACCGGCGACGCGATCGTCGTGCCGGCGGACGTCGACTTCGAGCTCGCGAACGCGGGCGACGAGCCACTGCAGCTCGTCTGCTGCATGCCGGTCGGTGGGCAGGGGCGCTTGGCCGACGGTGTCGCGTTCACGCCGCCGTGGGCGGAATGA
- a CDS encoding MarR family transcriptional regulator gives MTPAHHDGPPLARLFAIAYRSLVDGLHERLRSRGWTDVRPAFGFVLLAARSGPTTSTALATNMGTTKQAASKLVDTMEDAGYVRRAVSPDDARSRPVVLTPRGKRLLAAVEEIYVELEREWELVIGAARVRELRRDLVRVLATGDDGELPPVRPTW, from the coding sequence ATGACTCCTGCGCACCACGACGGGCCGCCGCTGGCCCGACTCTTCGCCATCGCGTACCGGTCGCTCGTCGACGGCCTGCACGAGCGACTGCGGTCGCGAGGTTGGACCGACGTTCGTCCCGCGTTCGGGTTCGTGCTGCTCGCCGCGCGCTCGGGCCCGACGACGTCGACCGCGCTCGCGACGAACATGGGCACGACCAAGCAGGCGGCGTCGAAGCTCGTCGACACGATGGAGGACGCGGGGTACGTGCGGCGCGCGGTGTCGCCGGACGACGCCCGATCGCGACCGGTCGTGCTGACTCCTCGGGGCAAGCGCCTGCTGGCCGCGGTGGAGGAGATCTACGTCGAGCTCGAGCGGGAGTGGGAGCTCGTCATCGGCGCGGCGCGCGTGCGCGAGCTGCGCCGCGACCTCGTGCGCGTGCTCGCGACCGGCGACGACGGCGAGCTGCCGCCGGTCCGCCCGACCTGGTGA
- a CDS encoding aminotransferase class I/II-fold pyridoxal phosphate-dependent enzyme, whose translation MAERFDDVDLDALRRRRTVKWSLYGPDVLAAWVAEMDFDVAPAIRSAVLAAVDREDFGYTQADTTELTAACSSFLRDVYAWEVPIARVFLVADVLTGVAGAFDVFVPAGSRVVIPTPAYPPLFEVVELGGRQVVPVPMTEDAGRSTLDLDAIEAALRAGARSVLLCSPHNPTGRVFSEDELCALATIVEHHGARVVSDEVHAPLVYCGHRHVPYASVSEGAANHTITVTSASKAWNVAGLKCAQVIVSNHADAVVWRRLPVFKVAGATPLGIAASTAAYTEAREWRTELVAYLDGNRRFLGELLADSLPGVEYRAPDATFLAWLDCRALELADPARHFLDHAGVAVSDGPPFGAGYEQHVRLNFATSSAVLERIVRAMGASRRA comes from the coding sequence ATGGCGGAACGTTTCGACGACGTCGACCTCGACGCGCTGCGCCGGCGCCGCACGGTCAAGTGGTCGTTGTACGGACCCGATGTGCTCGCGGCGTGGGTCGCCGAGATGGACTTCGACGTCGCGCCGGCGATCCGTTCGGCGGTGCTCGCGGCCGTCGACCGCGAGGACTTCGGCTACACGCAGGCCGACACGACCGAGCTCACCGCGGCGTGCTCGTCGTTCCTTCGCGACGTGTACGCATGGGAGGTGCCCATCGCGCGCGTCTTTCTCGTCGCCGACGTGCTGACCGGTGTCGCCGGCGCGTTCGACGTCTTCGTGCCGGCAGGCAGCCGTGTCGTGATCCCGACGCCCGCGTACCCGCCGCTGTTCGAGGTCGTCGAGCTCGGCGGCCGACAGGTGGTCCCGGTGCCGATGACCGAGGACGCGGGTCGTTCGACGCTCGACCTCGACGCGATCGAAGCCGCGTTGCGCGCCGGCGCGCGCTCGGTGCTGCTGTGCAGCCCGCACAACCCGACCGGACGCGTGTTCTCCGAGGACGAGCTCTGCGCGCTCGCGACGATCGTCGAGCATCACGGTGCTCGGGTGGTCTCCGACGAAGTGCACGCGCCGCTCGTGTACTGCGGGCACCGCCACGTTCCGTACGCGAGCGTGTCGGAGGGCGCGGCGAACCACACGATCACGGTCACGTCCGCATCGAAGGCGTGGAACGTCGCGGGTCTGAAGTGCGCGCAGGTGATCGTGTCGAATCACGCCGACGCGGTCGTGTGGCGGCGCCTGCCGGTGTTCAAGGTTGCCGGCGCGACACCGTTGGGAATCGCGGCGTCGACGGCGGCGTACACGGAAGCGCGCGAGTGGCGCACCGAGCTGGTCGCCTACCTCGACGGCAACCGTCGTTTCCTCGGAGAGCTGCTCGCCGACAGCCTGCCCGGTGTCGAATACCGCGCGCCGGACGCGACGTTCCTCGCGTGGCTCGACTGCCGCGCGCTGGAGCTGGCGGATCCGGCCCGGCACTTCCTCGACCACGCCGGCGTCGCCGTGAGCGACGGACCGCCGTTCGGCGCCGGGTACGAGCAACACGTGCGCCTCAACTTCGCGACGTCGAGTGCGGTGCTCGAACGGATCGTGCGCGCGATGGGCGCGTCCCGACGCGCTTAG
- a CDS encoding dihydrofolate reductase family protein, translated as MKIFTRMCTSLDGFVTTPEGLPVQLAFDGWDAGALGFYEVQSQCAAVLMGRTTFEPALGAPHWPWGELPVFVLGGQRAAGTPDDVVVESDPARLLARLRAVAPHGDVHLIGGPRTLETIRGLGALAEVRLMVLPIFTGTGLRLTPDFDTNTTLDFQDARPWPAGVVELRYAVRD; from the coding sequence ATGAAGATCTTCACCCGCATGTGCACCAGCCTCGACGGCTTCGTCACGACGCCCGAAGGGCTCCCCGTGCAGCTCGCGTTCGACGGTTGGGACGCCGGCGCGCTCGGCTTCTACGAAGTGCAGTCGCAGTGCGCCGCGGTCTTGATGGGCCGCACGACCTTCGAACCCGCGCTGGGCGCGCCGCACTGGCCCTGGGGGGAGCTGCCGGTCTTCGTGCTCGGGGGTCAGCGGGCGGCAGGAACCCCGGACGACGTCGTCGTCGAATCCGATCCCGCGCGCCTGCTCGCACGGCTCCGCGCCGTCGCGCCCCACGGTGATGTCCACCTCATCGGCGGCCCGCGCACGCTCGAGACGATTCGGGGGCTCGGCGCGCTGGCCGAGGTACGGCTCATGGTGCTGCCGATCTTCACCGGTACCGGTCTCCGGCTGACACCCGACTTCGACACGAACACCACGCTCGACTTCCAGGACGCGCGACCGTGGCCCGCGGGCGTCGTCGAGCTTCGGTACGCGGTGCGCGACTAA
- a CDS encoding TIGR03086 family metal-binding protein, with protein sequence MQNSAVDPQTAAEQMAAVVGATRDDRLGDPTPCTDYTVADLLDHIAGLALAFTEAARKSGPSNSGPPPPGDRAHLHPDWRNEIPRRLDALVLAWSEPGARDGMTNAGGIEMPGEVAGIVAVEELVVHGWDLARAIGQSYAIDDASAQAVIGFVSQFAGPDQAEMRGTAYGDPVAPDAGASLLERAIALTGRDPGWAPRA encoded by the coding sequence GTGCAGAACTCAGCCGTCGACCCGCAGACTGCGGCCGAGCAGATGGCCGCCGTCGTCGGCGCGACGCGCGACGACCGCCTCGGCGATCCCACACCGTGTACCGATTACACCGTCGCCGACCTGCTCGATCACATCGCGGGCCTGGCGCTCGCGTTCACCGAGGCCGCCCGCAAGTCGGGGCCTTCGAACAGCGGGCCCCCGCCGCCCGGTGACCGCGCGCACCTGCACCCGGACTGGCGCAACGAGATCCCTCGGCGCCTCGACGCGCTCGTGCTCGCTTGGAGCGAGCCGGGTGCGCGCGACGGGATGACGAACGCCGGTGGGATCGAGATGCCCGGCGAGGTCGCGGGGATCGTCGCGGTCGAGGAGCTCGTCGTGCACGGGTGGGACCTCGCGCGCGCGATCGGGCAGTCCTACGCGATCGACGACGCGTCCGCACAGGCCGTGATCGGATTCGTCTCGCAGTTCGCGGGCCCCGACCAGGCCGAGATGCGCGGCACCGCCTACGGCGATCCCGTCGCGCCCGATGCCGGCGCGTCGTTGCTCGAGCGCGCGATCGCGCTCACCGGTCGCGATCCCGGCTGGGCCCCACGAGCGTGA
- a CDS encoding BTAD domain-containing putative transcriptional regulator — MLIRILGRVGVSTDDDDLIAVRAPKQRALLVRLVLDANQVVGSSTLIESLWDDDLPQHPRTALQIIVSRLKTNLGPYGTHITAVSGGYRLDAAAHEVDLLLAESLLRDGRMALASEESARAADAFERALALWTGDAFEDVESCPFWPEAVRRAADLRLTLVEARNDAYLASGRHLEVLRDIDALVAAAPLREHLRAQQIAALYRAGRQAEAMRASEALRKSLRDELGLEPSPQIRDLERRVLDQDPSLVATDAGFMTPLPAWTAETVAYVGRGAEYEHLLTRLAEAVEGEMRFLLVEGVPGIGKSRFLSQVARRLSSDAIVLPVHVHDVFSPALRTFARVIAEATLGLSDDELATVIGIVPEATRDLPQLRELTRALVAGEPVPGLDDEEILEAAARWIAGLSAKAPVVVVVDDLDHASPALLHVFAQIANLSMPKRVLVVGSVRTPFDTTAPYLAHLVATLEASACIDRIVLPPLDATDIDELLERMRIAPREKLGRRLLELTAGSPLMVAELLSTGPLERVVADWTSPPRVRDLARRRTAELGRATAELLKHASLFERDFTIDLLAETAGIGTRTATELVDRAVEAHILQSSTMRSYRFAHQLFRHAIAGDLSATQRADGHRRIAEALERRNESPALLAAHWSAASGDIAEKVFAYARLAGRESLKILEPQEAASWFQLALVYLTDEADRGSLLAELAEAQMFAGDAACIASLQAAVDLALTSDDDDLVVQIVRVTTPGWSTLPGVTGPETRQLIERALDVVDDPATRSRVLARLAVDMSLSDAPAAERGAAEAVALARASGDRTALLETLSRSAALSLTPETLEARRNALREVLDLSSSATDVVTRYFALSSNIVPALQSGDLAEADALSAEADTIAAHYELAPLRWSTLIRRAWRAGLDGSFDVAEELIEEASSYGEGHGVSHAPEAGWMQRGWSRWQQGRICELLPVARSFYDNVGRQFPGFALLLARILAEDPECHDEARQLLRDTAANHFGVLPGGTFWSSTLVLTAETACMLGERAVCETIRDLLVPFADQVVFNGLWVVAPVAYGVGIAAAGCGDAHAPRHLDRAVAIATRLRAPALVARARAPRLTAAG; from the coding sequence GTGCTCATTCGCATCCTCGGTCGCGTGGGAGTCTCGACCGACGACGACGATCTGATCGCGGTCCGAGCGCCGAAGCAGCGCGCGCTCCTCGTGCGCCTCGTCCTCGACGCGAACCAAGTCGTCGGCAGCAGCACGCTGATCGAATCCCTCTGGGACGACGACCTCCCGCAACATCCTCGTACCGCGCTTCAGATCATCGTCTCCCGGTTGAAGACGAACCTGGGTCCGTACGGCACGCACATCACCGCGGTCTCCGGCGGCTACCGGCTCGACGCGGCCGCTCACGAAGTCGACCTGCTGCTCGCCGAGTCGCTCCTGCGTGACGGACGGATGGCGCTGGCGAGCGAGGAGAGCGCACGCGCAGCCGACGCGTTCGAGCGCGCGCTCGCGTTGTGGACGGGCGACGCGTTCGAAGACGTCGAATCGTGCCCGTTCTGGCCCGAGGCCGTGCGTCGCGCCGCCGACCTGCGCCTCACGCTCGTGGAAGCGCGCAACGACGCGTACCTGGCGAGCGGCCGTCATCTCGAAGTGCTGCGCGACATCGACGCGTTGGTCGCGGCGGCACCACTGCGCGAGCACCTGCGCGCGCAGCAGATCGCCGCGCTGTACCGCGCGGGTCGTCAGGCCGAAGCGATGCGCGCGAGCGAAGCGCTGCGCAAGTCGCTGCGCGACGAGTTGGGGCTCGAGCCGTCGCCGCAGATCCGCGATCTGGAACGACGGGTGCTGGATCAGGACCCGAGCCTGGTCGCCACCGATGCCGGCTTCATGACGCCGCTCCCCGCGTGGACGGCCGAGACCGTCGCGTACGTCGGCCGCGGCGCAGAGTACGAGCACCTGCTGACCCGGCTCGCCGAAGCCGTCGAGGGCGAGATGCGCTTTCTCCTCGTCGAGGGCGTTCCGGGCATCGGCAAGTCGCGGTTCCTGTCCCAGGTGGCCCGGCGCCTCTCGAGCGACGCGATCGTCCTGCCGGTGCACGTCCACGACGTCTTCAGCCCCGCGTTGCGCACGTTCGCACGCGTGATCGCCGAAGCGACGCTCGGACTCTCCGACGACGAGCTCGCGACCGTGATCGGAATCGTCCCCGAAGCGACCCGGGATCTCCCGCAACTACGCGAGCTGACGCGTGCGCTCGTCGCCGGGGAGCCGGTCCCCGGACTCGACGACGAAGAGATCCTCGAGGCCGCGGCGCGATGGATCGCCGGCCTCTCTGCGAAGGCGCCCGTCGTGGTCGTCGTCGACGACCTCGATCACGCGAGCCCCGCGCTGCTCCACGTGTTCGCGCAGATCGCGAATCTCTCGATGCCGAAGCGGGTGCTCGTGGTCGGCAGCGTGCGCACGCCCTTCGACACCACTGCGCCCTACCTCGCGCATCTGGTCGCGACGCTCGAAGCGTCTGCGTGCATCGACCGGATCGTGCTGCCGCCGTTGGACGCGACCGACATCGACGAGTTGCTCGAACGAATGCGGATCGCGCCGCGCGAGAAGCTCGGCCGGCGGCTCCTCGAGCTGACCGCCGGCAGCCCGCTGATGGTGGCCGAGTTGCTGAGCACCGGGCCGCTCGAACGCGTCGTGGCCGACTGGACGTCGCCGCCTCGCGTCCGCGACCTCGCGCGCCGGCGAACCGCGGAGCTCGGGCGCGCGACCGCCGAGCTGCTGAAGCACGCATCGCTGTTCGAGCGTGACTTCACGATCGACCTGCTCGCCGAGACCGCCGGCATCGGGACGCGCACGGCGACCGAGTTGGTCGACCGCGCCGTCGAAGCGCACATCCTGCAGTCGAGCACGATGCGCTCGTATCGGTTCGCGCATCAGCTGTTCCGCCACGCCATCGCCGGCGACCTGTCGGCGACGCAGCGCGCCGACGGACACCGGCGCATCGCCGAGGCACTCGAACGCCGGAACGAATCACCCGCGCTCCTCGCGGCGCATTGGAGCGCGGCGTCGGGCGACATCGCCGAGAAGGTCTTCGCCTACGCGCGGCTGGCCGGCCGGGAGTCGTTGAAGATTCTCGAGCCGCAGGAGGCGGCTTCCTGGTTCCAGCTCGCGCTCGTGTACCTCACCGACGAGGCCGACCGCGGTTCGCTCCTCGCCGAGCTCGCCGAGGCGCAGATGTTCGCAGGCGACGCGGCCTGCATCGCCTCCCTGCAAGCGGCGGTCGACCTCGCGCTCACATCCGACGACGACGACCTCGTGGTGCAGATCGTGCGCGTCACGACGCCCGGCTGGTCGACCCTTCCGGGAGTGACAGGACCCGAGACGCGACAGCTCATCGAGCGCGCGCTCGACGTCGTCGACGATCCGGCGACGCGCAGTCGTGTCCTGGCGCGGTTGGCCGTCGACATGTCGTTGTCCGACGCGCCGGCTGCGGAGCGCGGCGCCGCCGAGGCCGTCGCCCTCGCGCGCGCGAGCGGCGACCGAACGGCACTGCTCGAGACGTTGTCGCGCAGCGCGGCGTTGTCGTTGACGCCCGAGACGCTCGAAGCGCGCCGAAACGCGCTCCGGGAGGTGCTCGACCTCAGCTCGTCGGCTACCGACGTGGTCACGCGTTACTTCGCGTTGAGCTCGAACATCGTGCCCGCGCTCCAGAGCGGCGACCTCGCCGAAGCCGACGCGCTTTCGGCCGAGGCCGACACCATCGCCGCGCACTACGAGCTCGCGCCGCTGCGGTGGAGCACGTTGATCCGCCGGGCCTGGCGAGCCGGACTCGACGGCTCGTTCGATGTGGCCGAGGAGCTGATCGAAGAGGCGTCGTCGTACGGCGAGGGGCACGGTGTGTCGCACGCGCCCGAGGCGGGATGGATGCAGCGCGGCTGGTCTCGTTGGCAACAGGGCCGTATCTGCGAGCTCTTGCCCGTCGCGCGCTCCTTCTACGACAACGTCGGCCGGCAGTTCCCCGGATTCGCCCTGCTCCTCGCACGGATCCTCGCCGAAGACCCCGAGTGTCACGACGAGGCTCGGCAACTGCTGCGCGACACCGCCGCGAACCATTTCGGTGTGCTGCCGGGCGGCACGTTTTGGTCGAGCACGCTCGTGCTGACGGCGGAGACCGCGTGCATGCTCGGTGAGCGCGCCGTGTGCGAGACGATCCGCGACCTGCTGGTGCCGTTCGCCGACCAGGTGGTGTTCAACGGTCTCTGGGTCGTCGCGCCGGTCGCGTACGGCGTGGGCATCGCGGCCGCCGGATGCGGCGACGCTCACGCGCCACGTCACTTGGATCGGGCCGTCGCCATCGCCACGCGCCTCCGGGCCCCCGCCCTCGTCGCCCGCGCTCGCGCCCCCCGCCTGACCGCAGCCGGCTGA
- a CDS encoding EAL domain-containing protein codes for MDAEVSAQLRGFVEQTADFVGVADGWGRVLYVNPAAAKRLGISDLTGLTLADVFPAEETAFYHDVIRPALLRAGAWSGEVRLTVAGEGIVPMWVSTTATVGPGGAIDGLVVHARDAVPVAARADDRSETRDTATGLLDRAAFDVRVSRALLAQRRGGEAVALVLVDMSGADTAIETVGPATGATIVRSLARRLQRIARSFDVAGRVDDRHLALLLGAVRGRGEAAHIATRVGDALVDLPFPTPGGEVWIAVRCGASVGRPDDEPADLVERAASAIEPARVVEERRPGSPNIDEFRVALSLRELRTYARPVVGLRSGRLVGYRGTARWHHRRRGVLDAADFLEMAEATPLVTQLDLLVVRELAEVLALSTSEAPLTLSAPASTRLIADVRTEQFLAEVADAFHLAIDQIRLRIDRRLLDNWSPSLQDALESLRDAGVGLVLNGVDEVDDMDSAVAARVHEVYLSRALTRAAATDDDARRAVSEIVRLAATRASVVGATGVDTDDIRDALVELGCETGSGDLFGPPVLARDID; via the coding sequence ATGGATGCCGAGGTTTCGGCGCAGCTACGGGGCTTCGTCGAGCAGACGGCCGACTTCGTGGGCGTCGCCGACGGTTGGGGCCGCGTGCTCTACGTGAACCCGGCGGCCGCCAAGCGGCTCGGGATCTCGGACCTGACCGGCCTCACGCTCGCCGACGTGTTCCCGGCCGAGGAGACGGCCTTCTACCACGACGTGATCCGGCCCGCGTTGCTCCGCGCCGGCGCGTGGAGCGGAGAGGTGCGGCTCACGGTCGCGGGTGAGGGCATCGTGCCGATGTGGGTCTCGACGACCGCGACCGTCGGTCCCGGCGGCGCGATCGACGGCTTGGTCGTGCACGCGCGTGATGCCGTACCCGTTGCGGCGCGCGCCGACGATCGCAGCGAGACGCGGGATACGGCGACCGGTCTCCTCGATCGTGCCGCGTTCGACGTGCGCGTGAGCCGCGCGCTGCTCGCCCAGCGTCGCGGTGGTGAGGCCGTCGCGCTGGTGCTCGTCGACATGTCCGGCGCCGACACCGCGATCGAGACCGTCGGACCCGCGACCGGGGCGACGATCGTGCGATCACTCGCGCGCCGGCTGCAGCGGATCGCGCGTTCGTTCGACGTCGCCGGTCGCGTCGACGACCGTCACCTCGCGCTCTTGCTCGGCGCGGTTCGGGGCCGCGGTGAAGCGGCGCACATCGCCACGCGCGTTGGCGACGCGCTCGTCGACCTACCGTTCCCGACGCCCGGCGGTGAGGTCTGGATCGCGGTGCGGTGTGGCGCGTCCGTGGGCCGGCCGGACGACGAGCCTGCTGATCTCGTCGAACGCGCGGCGTCGGCGATCGAGCCGGCGCGCGTGGTCGAGGAACGGCGGCCCGGGTCGCCCAACATCGACGAGTTCCGCGTCGCGCTCAGTCTGCGCGAGCTGCGGACGTACGCGCGGCCGGTCGTCGGGCTTCGTTCCGGTCGATTGGTCGGCTATCGGGGCACGGCCCGCTGGCACCATCGGAGACGCGGCGTTCTCGACGCCGCGGATTTCCTCGAGATGGCCGAGGCGACACCCCTCGTCACCCAGTTGGACCTGTTGGTCGTGCGCGAGCTCGCCGAGGTGCTCGCGCTCTCGACGAGCGAGGCGCCGCTGACGCTCTCCGCGCCGGCGTCGACCCGCTTGATCGCCGACGTGCGCACCGAGCAGTTCCTCGCCGAGGTCGCCGACGCGTTCCACCTCGCGATCGATCAGATCCGACTCCGCATCGATCGGCGCCTGCTCGACAATTGGTCGCCGTCACTCCAGGATGCGCTCGAGTCGCTGCGCGACGCGGGTGTCGGTCTCGTGCTGAACGGTGTCGACGAAGTCGACGACATGGACTCGGCCGTTGCCGCACGTGTTCACGAGGTCTACCTGTCGCGCGCGTTGACGCGTGCCGCCGCGACGGACGATGACGCGCGGCGCGCCGTGTCGGAGATCGTCCGGCTCGCCGCGACACGCGCGTCCGTGGTCGGCGCGACCGGCGTCGACACCGACGACATTCGTGACGCGTTGGTGGAGTTGGGTTGCGAGACCGGATCGGGCGACTTGTTCGGCCCGCCCGTGCTCGCGCGCGACATCGACTGA